The DNA sequence CCACCTGGGCGAACCGGAGCGGGCTTACCCTCTCCGTTCCCGCACTCCTCCCCAGTAGATTGCGTTCCCGTCGCCTCCGGGCCGGCACCACGCGGCCGGCACCCCACGGCCGGCGAGCAAGGTATGCGGGCCGCACGCCCGAGACCGATCTTGGAGGATCCATGAAGGCCCGGCCGCACGTGACGCTCGAAGACGTGGCACGCAGCGCGAACGTCTCGCTCGCGACGGCGTCGCGGGTGCTCAACGGCACCGCGTCCGTCCGCGCCGACCTGCGGGAGCGGGTCTCCGCGGCCGCGGCCGAGCTGGCCTACGCCCCGAACGCCCACGCGCAGGCCCTCGCCGGGGGCACGCACCGGACGGTCGGCGTGATCTGCCACGACGTCGGCGACCCCTACTTCGCCGCCATCGCGAGCGGGGTGATGCGGGTGGCCACGGACAACGGGCTGCTGGTGATGCTGGCCGGCACGTTCCGCGACCCGGACCGCGAGGTCGCCTACGTCTCGACGCTGCGAGCGCAGCGGGCCGCGGCCATCCTGCTGATCGGCTCGGCGTTCGAGGACCGGGCGTGGGAGCGCGCGATGGCCGCGGAGCTGGAGCCCTACCGCCGGGGCGGCGGCCAGGTCGCGGCGGTCAGCCGCCACCGCGGGCTCAAGATCGACACCGTGCAGCCGGACAACAAGGGCGGCGCCGCCGAGCTGGCGAAGTCGCTCGCCGGCCTCGGGCACAAGAGGTTCGCCGTGCTCGCCGGGCCCCGACGGCTGAGCACGGTCGTCGACCGCCTCGCCGGCTTCACCGACGGGCTCGCCGCGCACGGCATAGACCTGCGCGAAGACGACGTCGTCGAAGCCGCGTTCACCCGCGACGGCGGTTACGAGGCGACCAAGCAGCTGCTCGCCACCCGCAAGCGCAAGCTGCCCAC is a window from the Amycolatopsis sp. NBC_00355 genome containing:
- a CDS encoding LacI family DNA-binding transcriptional regulator, producing MKARPHVTLEDVARSANVSLATASRVLNGTASVRADLRERVSAAAAELAYAPNAHAQALAGGTHRTVGVICHDVGDPYFAAIASGVMRVATDNGLLVMLAGTFRDPDREVAYVSTLRAQRAAAILLIGSAFEDRAWERAMAAELEPYRRGGGQVAAVSRHRGLKIDTVQPDNKGGAAELAKSLAGLGHKRFAVLAGPRRLSTVVDRLAGFTDGLAAHGIDLREDDVVEAAFTRDGGYEATKQLLATRKRKLPTCIFAVTDVMAIGAMTALREAGLAVPGDISLAGFDDIPVVRDLAPALTTVRLPLEQLGERAMDLAIKGGSASRPRTIRLAGEVVLRESTGRPKR